The segment TTGaaaagatatattattatttgattgtttatatttgtattttcaaaaagtggtacaaattttttattcattaactgCGAGAGTTTTTCTCCTATTCAAGGTCTCTACATACATAATCTAAATGATGTCTTGGCAAGTCTCTTATTCAAAATCATGCGCAGTCGATGACAAGTCTCTTATTCAAAATCATACGCTGTCGATGACACTAATTTGATAGACAAAAGacatattttgttgtttatgtttcgaTCAATATGATTAGAACTTTATTTTTGTGGACCTTTAATCTAACGTTATAAGgagataattatttctttagtATAGATTCATCTTACATTGAGGGGTAATTCATTAACTACAACCCAACATTTGAACCCTAAACATTTGACTAAggttaaattataaattatgatttgaaaatattatcaaatatatcgacaaaacaatattatattattttggcctcatttgtttgcacttaatgcgGTTTGAATCTTAATAATTCAGATTTGCCTCATTAAGTGTGTTTGTTTTTAAGAActgaatcttaattattcagattcagTTAATTAAGttcgtttgttttattttcttataagtcTCTTAATGGGTCTGGATATATCTGAATGAATCAGATCTGTAACACACCCTTAACACTATTCATACTAAAAAATAAGACTCCTATCTTAATTTAACTAAATCACAACAACTcataaaagttattttcttatttaattaatatttaattacatgcTTGCCataataatttcctttattcatattaacttaatatacattttttactttaaaagattactcaatatatttaattgattggCACTcccatgatataatatttagcacggtttcaaaaaataagaaagtattagttatttgatcgataacaataataaatttctaaaataaaataaaataaaatattttcctaaactatatatttactactctatataaactattttaaattgcataatattagattctcaaagtatttgagtgcaaaaaataatcatatcgATGATGTAACTTGATGTTGagttcttaaaagataaatcatattaccttgttacggtaaaaaaaagttcaaaatattattttatatgaaaaaaaactattttactaacaaagttttgataatattttattgatataatgtttaatttcatatgtgcattcatatattgaaaacaaactgTCCTAATAATTTAGTGTTCAGATTCAtagacaatattttaatattcagatgtttaTTCAGATTTACACATCTAGATCTTAGTgcacattttaatatttaaatgcgtattcaaattcaaattcagaCGTCTTAATCTTAATAGAAACAAACGAGACCTTAATAtcactacttgttaatcaaattcacaaataaaattatatttataatatttagaaaaaatgcacaagtaacccctagactatgaccgaaatcgCAAAGACACCTTACTGAGGTCGTATTATCCCCCTAaacttattctttttttgtaattttgtgtacCTCTTTGGTGTACGTAACATCCAAATATCTTCGATGcgcctcaattgcgtggagtcaTATAGAGTGCCACATAAGACAAAAGGtctataaaattacaaaaaaaaaatttaggggGTAAtgggaccttagtttagttaagacgtgtctctgggattttggTCATAGTTTAGGAGGTGCTTGTGCATTTTCcttgatatttattaatttttttcaactaaaagtataatgtctaaatagaaatattaacctaattgttttgattttgaactccctttatttttaaattttaatattaaattatattttttaattaatttttattggcccaCGGGCCGGCCCTACTGATATTTCTCAAGCTCCCCAAATCCGTAGGCTTATTCAGGCCGGGCTAAAAAACccttttcttaaatgggctCTAAAAATCTTAGCCCACCCCTATTAAATCCTGGGTTAGACCAGGCTGGGCCAacgggcctagcccatattgacggctctatCACCAGTTTGTTGATACAAAAACGATAGTGTTAGTGAGTCATTCAATAGGAGCAACGTGCATAAACATTTaattgtgcagaagaagaagttcaGAAGTTTCGTTGtgttaaaatgagagaaaatttctcaatttatgGACAATAAAGGTTAGCGTGAATAAATGTTTATTGTACCTTATCGGAAaggtcacaatttttcataaaattcacaattttattttttaaaaaaagttgcatctcttcataaaagtcacaattcttagtaaaagttgcaactcttcgtaaaagtcacaactttttgtaaaaattttgtaatttttttttataaaagttgtaacttttcataaaagtcacaattttttgtGAAAAGAAAGACTaactttagaaataaataagttaaaaagaaaTCCTAATTGTGATGACACCGCATAAGCGGACCTAGGATTCCTTTTGATgtaatatatgattttaaaattctaaatttgattattatgaAAAAGGAGtactaaaactttttaaatttgctCAAATAATGTAACTGATTATTATGAAAAAGGAGTAATAACACTTTTTAAATTGGCTCAAATAATGTCACTGAAATGGAAGGAGTATAAATAATCTTGGAATCTATTTCGCAGACAACAATATAAGAAGAGCTTTCCGAGGTTTGCAGCAAACAAATAACCCATTTATGATTGGatatcataatttgaaattacaTTGATATAAAGtgatattttctcataaatatgaaaatgaaaacttcaaagaaaaattcaatTCTTATACAATCTATTTAGATAAACAAACCATAATCCATAAAAAGGATAATTGAAGCATCCAAACGCCATATTGATAAATCATATATCTTCATCTTTAGCATTAATAAATCACatatcttcatttttcattagaagtaaattttatttttataaatttttgaatacacaaattttataaaaatatattaaacaatcaTAGTAGTAAGtagtaactatttttttttaatacagtTCTTTCGCACTAGGAACAATTCATTCCAAGTATAAGTAATTTTGCTTtggcaaaaatttaaaatgatgaatcttaccaaaatatgaatttatggtTCAAATGttacattaaatatttttggaaatctattatgttttcaaataaattgaaatttgataTCATGATTTTCTATCGCATGTTCAAATGCAACCTTAGTTTCAATTGCAAACAACGCAACTGTAAAGATAACTTGACTAACATTGGCAAAACGTCTTTGATGAAATATTGGCACAAAATCTTGATCATATTTTATCTTACTATTTCCTTGAAAATTTTATGTGAACTAATAATAGGAATTCTTCGTGAAATTAACGTACTGGAGATGAAAAGAAGATTACAACGAAATACACGAAAAATCCAGCTAATAGAATACCAGCGTAAACTAAATTCTGAGAAGACTGCACAGGAAGCTTGTATTCAATACTGCAGCAtttcattttctctctctcaGAAGCCAAAATATGTTCCACATACCTAAATATTAGAAAATTCAACAATCCACAACATAAGAACCTATACGAAAATTCCTAATCTAAAAGGGATAAAAGTTTCATGTGTAACTTACTGTTGAGTGAAAATGGAGCTTTGCAGGATATCTGAGCTGTTTGAGTGTGCTTCTTGCAAGCGATGATCATACAGTAGGGAAGACAATTCTACGAGTTGTTCCTCAAGGTTCTGTTATTCGATTAAGTCAGCATATGCCAAAAAGCTACAACCAGATTTACCAAGTATAGGAAAAGTAATTACTTACATCCAAATATTTTTCGAGACGATCAACCAACTCATGGGGGAATGGTTCAGGCAAGTTGGTAGTCTTTTTATAGAACTTCTCCAGCCATAAGTCAGTGcttgttttgttctttttacCCTTCACAGGCTCACCAAGAGGAGTTTTCAGATGTTCTGCAGCAAAAACTTGTACAGCCTAGGAGGAAAAGAGATGGACAGATAAATACAGGTTAGAGCAAAAGAGTTAGGTGAATGACAACTAGAAGTACCTCTGATGTCTCCCTGATCCGGTGAAGGGCTGAATCGACACGTGCATATATTGTGTTCCTCTGCAGGTGATGGTAAATGATGACAGTTTAGTTTATGCGAGTTACAATCACATCTACATCATGTAGAAAGTGACGAGCAGATAGTGAAGAGAATAACATACCAGGGCGACATCCTTGAGCAATTGACTGACTTGTGAAGTGTTAGAGAATGGTCCAAATGGGTGGCAACCAGTTGCCCAGAGCCAATTTACAACAGGCCTTTCATGCACATGAGAAGCCTTTTCATATGGAGCACTCAACCCACCCACAACAGAAGCCAGTCCTGCCAATATATGTTGTTGGGCTAGCATTGGAATAGCATGCCTTCGCTCTATTTCTGAAACATAGCTGTCAAATACCAACAGGAAGCAAGTAAAGATCCCCAAACTAGATGCATGCAAGGAGAATAAACATCAGAAAACATTTAATGGAAGATTAATAAGTTCactaatgaaataatttgaGGTAGTCTTCTTTTACCATATTTTGTGTTTCTCATAAATGTATTAGacctaaaacataaaaaccaTAATAATGCTTCTGATGAAGAGAGAAATTGTCTAGAGAAATTGCATGCAAAATCTTTTAGATGCCTAAAGAACGAATACAGGTGAATATGAGGGAGGCAATGGAAATAAAATCTTGCTATATACTTGGGAGTATGGTTCTCAATGACATTTCTTCTATAATTGTTGTCTAGAGAAATTGCATGCAAAATCTTTTAGATGCCTAAAGAACGAATACAGGTGAATATGAGGGAGGCGATGGAAAAAAAATCTTGCTATATACTTGGGAGTATGGTTCTCAATGACATTTCTTCTATAATTGTTTTCTGTAGTCAGTCCAATCAGCAAAAAGTTAGGCTGGTTGGAGATCAGAAGTCATCGGTCTCCATTAAATAGAATAAGATAAAGAGTAAATTTGTTATCAGGGTCTTGCAGCATTCTATTGACATACTCTGATACGAATGGTCGCAATGtcaattttaaatactaattaaaatCTAAACTGAGTTTACtagatttataatttaattgagGCCAGGAAGACAGAACCAAGGAAGTGCCACTACTTTAGTAGAAAGAGGTTGCTGCAGCTAAAATATTGCCAACAAAGGAAACTTAAAGCTATCTCCTACCCCTGGTAGATTAAAAGTTCCATGATTGTAGTATACAGTAGAAATCCATACTGAAGGACACCAAAACAAACAAGATAATAAAAGCAATGAAAACGGAGTAAACACGTCACCCACCTCAAAGTTATCTTATCATTCTGATGTTGGAGTACAATAACTACATCTTTACTTGTCCAAACAAGACTTTCCTCTTCCATCATAAGATGTTCATCCACATCAGCTAAAGATAGAACAAACCTGTAAACAAGGAGGATATTGTTAGAGCATGGCACTCTTGTTCAAAATGGCAGCAATAGGAGAAAAAAGTTCTGGAATTTAGGGTTAGAACTTTTTGATCTTGTTGGGCAATTTTTATGTCGGTGTAAAATCAAAATGTAGAGAACCTGCTTTATTGAATATTGGATGGAGATAAGCCTAGATGGATGAAAAGGGGTAGTGAGGATTCATATAACTGACCCTGGCTAGGTTGGGACCAAGGCTTGGTTATTTATGTATCTATTCATCgtcaaaaaagtaaaagaaaagaaattaaacttaaaaagaaataatcagAACAGCCAAATAGAAGAGACATGTAATAAAGACGATGCTTTTTCGGCATTTCTGATATATATATCATCCAATAATTCAGCAACCAAATTGCTATACGGTCAACTATGTTAAATGGAACAGCATGCAGTACAAGTTTGTTTTCATTGTTAAATCTTACTCaagatataaataaaagatgacaacAGGCATAGTGTAATAAGATATTGTTGCTATCCATGAAGTCCAATATCAAAGACCAATTCAATGATTAATGCAGAAGCATATGACGAGCATACCTAATTATTGAGTGCAATAGGTAAAGAGgttcattacataaaaaaaacacaagctCCTGAAGATCAAAGACAAGTCTTTTAGCAGAACTAGTAAATGTTACTGAGCAAAAAGGTTCATTACATGAAATACACACAATTAAAAACAAGTCTTTTAGCAGAACTAGTGATTGGTGACTGAGTAAAGAAAGAAAGTTCCCAAGGCTATGATCTAGTGGTAAGAGGGCAGTGGATACACGTCACTGGTTTGAACCCtgcaaagagaaaaaaacttggtatttaagtggagaagggtagagggGTATGCCCAATATCCACCGAGTCGAGACTCGCATTACCGATTTGTATAGCGATATTTCTGATGTGTTCATTCAGTATCAGAACTCAGAAGACAATGTCAAACATGAAAGAGATAACATCAACACAACAGTTATAAGCAATCAAGAAAAGGTCTCAGTGAAATAAAAGGTTATTGCGCTCACACTGGAATGACTCTGGTACCATATGTGCGGTGCAGATCACCTTGCTTCTTTTTTACTGCtcttttcttctccttctttcGATTCTGGTTATAAGTAGACCAGATAGGTTTATGCTTTAATACGGAATCACTTGTACCATCATTCTCATCCATCCAGtgctagaaaaaaaaagaacacagaTTTAGAACAATAAGGTAAGAAGTAAAAGCTATATGCATGTGCAAGTTGCAACGGATAAATATTGATACAAGGCATATAGGAGTGTTCTGCAGAATATTTGCAAGGcaaggaaatggagaaaccaacctgGCGGAGAAAAAATTTACTTGAGAGTGAAGGGTCAGAAACCTCAAGTAAACCAGCAGCTAGCACATCTGCGGATCGTTCCATCTCCTGCATTTATCAATTGCAGAGAGAACTTTATGTtataagaaactcctaataaCCAATCTGACAAAAATATCAGAAGAccaaaacaaatgaataaatgaaCAAAAGATTAATAGAGACATCAGATAACAATCAAGAACTGACAACCCCTGGAGATGTGGTAAAAATAGAGGGATGTCAGTAACAGATACTCCCTCCGCTTCAACTTGTTTGTCTGGTTTTGACTTGacatggagtttaagaaagtaaataaGACTTTAGAATCTTGTCttcttaaactaaagatatgtaGAATGCACCAAAATgacctttaatcttgtggtcttaaacatgtggAAAGAAGAATTAAAGagttgccaaaaaaggaaaaagaacattctttttgaaaggattaaaaaggaaagtaagacaaacaaattgaaacgaagAAAGTACACCATTTGCCTACTGAAACTATTTGAAGACCTTTTCTCACATATAATCTTAATGCATTTCACATCCAACTGCACTTATTATCTCAATTGGAGGTAACatagaaaagggaaaaggaaaaTAAGGAAACCACCTCTCTAAGGATCGCACCATCAAGATATGTCTTTGTATGTACATGGAAACGTCCATCCTTCTTTGTTTCTTGAAGGGAATGACCCCGCATGGCTTTTGAAACAGCTATAGCCAATTTCTCATGGCGATGCAAAGCATGTGAACCTCCAATCATTACTACTTCCTGTTCTTTGTGAAGCATTTTCTTCACCTGAAGGTCAAAAACTAAAAGTTCATAATTCATGTATGGTCCTGGTTCCATCTAAATTGTAAGATTTTGTTCTGTTGGGTACCAACATTGTTAGACTCAGCAAATACACAAgggaaactaaaaaaaaatacagcGAGAGAAAATTGGTAAGGGAAACTGACTTAACGACTAAAGAACAATTATCCTaaaccttttattttctttgtcacaaaagaaaaatagcCTAATTTAAACAGCAAGGATAGGATTAACATCTCAACACTAAAGTAGCAGTCAAAATCTACTTCCGCCCTCCTCCTTTTGATAAGTAAGCAAGTATCAGTCTTTAAAATGACATCTCTACCAGTAAGGATTGATGTCAAGTATAATAAGAAAGTAAATATCTGTTTCATCAACATCTGAAAGCTTTACAAGTAGTTTTggaaagaaacataatttaaagTTTCCTCAACATTGTTTAGTGCAAAAGCAACAACATTTTCAACTCAGTCACAAAACGAATAACATATCAACCATCCAAGTCACTGGATACGCAGAAAAGCATCATAAGAGATCAGGATAATGAGGTAAAAATTTTACCTCCGCTTCAATTGCTCCAACGTCAAGACTATAGTTATAGCCCTTTGTCATGATATTGAAGCGATTATGATTTTGAAGGACAATGATAGGGATAAGCAACCTTGTTGTCATATCAACAGTTTCAAACCTAATGAATACATGATTAAAACACTAAGATTGTATtagaagaaagaacaaaaatgatCTATAACTGGCTACAAATATGAGCACAGAGAAAGCAGGGGGCAGGGACACTATCTGTaatcatccttttttttttcttttttttatccgTAATCATCCTATATGACAAAAATAAACACATCTAATCCTCAGGATGGTATCTTCATAAGTATGCAAAGAAACAGATAGATCTGCAATTACCAATGCTGTCTAGTTTTCTTCCTCTTAAATGTGATATTCATTAACTATTAGGGTTCAAGAATCAAATACATGCTTAAAACTTATCAAGAGCTTTCAGAACCATGATAACCATCATCAAAAGTAACCCGAACAGTCTAACCTTGTGTAAGGAAATAAAAGACTTTACCTAACATCCGGAGCTATGACATGTTCAATGGTGGTTGCAACTAGAGAGGCAAGCTGCCCAACAAAAATATCATCAGCAGCATGCTCAGTTACTACACCTGATCCTTTGTGAAGCACAACGTTCCGCAAACGCGGCAATGATCTGGAACTAATGCTTCCTTCTTCAGTTTCAATCTTTCCATAAGTGCAAGGACCTGCTGAGAGGTCAACCACAACAAACCTGAAATAATAATGCCAGAAAACTCAAACTTCTGTACAACAGGTTAAAGACAATTGAACTTTCAACTGATTTATCAAAgttacaattgaaaatatgatTCAACGACAATAAGGTATCTTAACAAAATATgagatctaaaaaaaaattgacgaaAACCAAAAAGGAAGCCAAGTTCGCTAGACCACTAGACAGTCTACGAAGAAAGTGAGATCGGCTGCAACATTTCGCAGAACCATTGTTAACTTTTAATTCTATGTTATAGAAAACCCATCACCTTTTACCTACACTACTTGTTCCTGTCCCAAACAGAAAATCTTGCTCCCATATGTAAGTTACTACAGGGGCTTAAACCTTCTGAGAACACATAAAGAAGCTAAAAAGACTGAAGGTACATAGGTACATCCAgacaaagaaagaaattaatCATCAACTTTTTATGCCACGTGATCACACGATCTGTAGCTTTTAACTCACAGTAGAGATATTAAAACTGCAGAAGTCTAAGCAATTCACAAAGAACACTTTAAAAGAAATAGGATGCTCGGGCTAAAGATACACATTTGATTCCCACCATAGGGTCAATCTTGAGCCACAAATCAATTAGCATATGAAGGCAGACCTAAAGGTGCAATACTATTATCCAACTAGCAGATGCTCAGTAATTATCTTGTGTAAAGGGCACATTTTGTTATCCCTTATCCTTTCTCTGTATAAACTAAGAGAACTGTTTCAACATCAAGTATAACGTACGATATAAAGCCAGTAATACCTGCCAGACCCAAGCCAAACCTGAGAAGCTCCCCCTCCATTATAACGATAGCGATATATGTAATCTCCTTCTTGTTTTTTCATCTCTTCCTCGTTAAGTTGTGTAATTCTTCCATACATTAAACTGTCCAGGTCAATGTCCGTGTTCCTTGGATCCAATCTTACCTGCAGTGAAGTTCCCATGGTAACAACAGTCAATTAATGT is part of the Solanum lycopersicum chromosome 1, SLM_r2.1 genome and harbors:
- the LOC101264054 gene encoding uncharacterized protein isoform X2; this translates as MQAIYFFKFSPYKSFVPMPNRVSIVQVPFQVPLEVNIVLVGFSGDGGYRYALDSPKLEEFLKVSFPSHRPSCLETGQPLDIEHHLVYNTFPAGQPELIALEKALKAAMVPAGNARETDFGREVPLFEVEATAVEPEFQKLYSYLFDLESWGQSAEEMDRPWPTVIFIVNFDKVRLDPRNTDIDLDSLMYGRITQLNEEEMKKQEGDYIYRYRYNGGGASQVWLGSGRFVVVDLSAGPCTYGKIETEEGSISSRSLPRLRNVVLHKGSGVVTEHAADDIFVGQLASLVATTIEHVIAPDVRFETVDMTTRLLIPIIVLQNHNRFNIMTKGYNYSLDVGAIEAEVKKMLHKEQEVVMIGGSHALHRHEKLAIAVSKAMRGHSLQETKKDGRFHVHTKTYLDGAILREEMERSADVLAAGLLEVSDPSLSSKFFLRQHWMDENDGTSDSVLKHKPIWSTYNQNRKKEKKRAVKKKQGDLHRTYGTRVIPVFVLSLADVDEHLMMEEESLVWTSKDVVIVLQHQNDKITLSYVSEIERRHAIPMLAQQHILAGLASVVGGLSAPYEKASHVHERPVVNWLWATGCHPFGPFSNTSQVSQLLKDVALRNTIYARVDSALHRIRETSEAVQVFAAEHLKTPLGEPVKGKKNKTSTDLWLEKFYKKTTNLPEPFPHELVDRLEKYLDNLEEQLVELSSLLYDHRLQEAHSNSSDILQSSIFTQQYVEHILASEREKMKCCSIEYKLPVQSSQNLVYAGILLAGFFVYFVVIFFSSPVR
- the LOC101264054 gene encoding uncharacterized protein isoform X1; translated protein: MVPITSCFCVAIVALSLFSTLSESASQAYRRDPGHQQWHHGAFQDVKENVRSEVRQMLHSRAEVPFQVPLEVNIVLVGFSGDGGYRYALDSPKLEEFLKVSFPSHRPSCLETGQPLDIEHHLVYNTFPAGQPELIALEKALKAAMVPAGNARETDFGREVPLFEVEATAVEPEFQKLYSYLFDLESWGQSAEEMDRPWPTVIFIVNFDKVRLDPRNTDIDLDSLMYGRITQLNEEEMKKQEGDYIYRYRYNGGGASQVWLGSGRFVVVDLSAGPCTYGKIETEEGSISSRSLPRLRNVVLHKGSGVVTEHAADDIFVGQLASLVATTIEHVIAPDVRFETVDMTTRLLIPIIVLQNHNRFNIMTKGYNYSLDVGAIEAEVKKMLHKEQEVVMIGGSHALHRHEKLAIAVSKAMRGHSLQETKKDGRFHVHTKTYLDGAILREEMERSADVLAAGLLEVSDPSLSSKFFLRQHWMDENDGTSDSVLKHKPIWSTYNQNRKKEKKRAVKKKQGDLHRTYGTRVIPVFVLSLADVDEHLMMEEESLVWTSKDVVIVLQHQNDKITLSYVSEIERRHAIPMLAQQHILAGLASVVGGLSAPYEKASHVHERPVVNWLWATGCHPFGPFSNTSQVSQLLKDVALRNTIYARVDSALHRIRETSEAVQVFAAEHLKTPLGEPVKGKKNKTSTDLWLEKFYKKTTNLPEPFPHELVDRLEKYLDNLEEQLVELSSLLYDHRLQEAHSNSSDILQSSIFTQQYVEHILASEREKMKCCSIEYKLPVQSSQNLVYAGILLAGFFVYFVVIFFSSPVR